The proteins below are encoded in one region of uncultured Eubacteriales bacterium:
- a CDS encoding conserved membrane hypothetical protein (Evidence 4 : Homologs of previously reported genes of unknown function): protein MDTSERQGISFFERYLTIWVVLCMAAGILIGKFLPGIPAVLEKLQYAGQNLPIAVLIWVMIYPMMMKIDFQAIKNVGKHPLGILISSGSSWVIKPFLMFGLASLFFKVVFQAFIPAGLAQDFVTGSVLLGTAPCTAMVFVWSHLAKGDPAHTLVQVSVNDLLILLLFVPLVQLLLGVNNVYIPWDTLVFSIVLFVVVPLASGALTRFLVIRKKGEQYFSEKFLPRFDGVTTLGLLLTLVIIFSFQGDIILEQPFYVLLIAVPLIMQNVISANLTYQICRWTKQPHSIAAPASLIAASDFFELSVAVAIALFGPDSPVVLACTVGVLTEVPVMLLLVRFINKTKGWFPQAGVGHG from the coding sequence ATGGACACGAGTGAACGGCAAGGCATCAGCTTTTTTGAAAGATACCTGACAATCTGGGTCGTGCTTTGCATGGCGGCGGGTATTTTAATCGGCAAATTCCTGCCCGGGATCCCTGCGGTATTGGAAAAGCTCCAGTATGCGGGGCAGAACCTACCAATCGCCGTCCTCATCTGGGTCATGATCTACCCCATGATGATGAAGATCGATTTTCAGGCCATCAAAAACGTGGGAAAACACCCGCTGGGCATCCTCATCTCCAGCGGCAGCAGCTGGGTCATCAAGCCCTTCCTCATGTTCGGGCTGGCGTCCCTGTTTTTCAAGGTCGTCTTCCAGGCATTTATCCCGGCGGGGCTGGCACAGGATTTTGTGACGGGCTCCGTGCTGCTGGGGACCGCGCCCTGCACGGCGATGGTATTTGTGTGGAGCCATCTTGCAAAGGGTGATCCGGCCCACACCTTGGTGCAGGTTTCGGTCAACGACTTGCTCATCCTCTTGCTGTTCGTGCCGCTGGTGCAGCTGCTGCTGGGCGTGAACAACGTATACATCCCTTGGGATACTCTGGTTTTTTCCATCGTTCTTTTCGTGGTTGTGCCGCTGGCGAGCGGCGCACTCACCCGCTTTCTGGTGATTCGGAAGAAAGGCGAGCAGTACTTCAGCGAAAAATTCCTCCCGAGGTTTGACGGCGTCACCACTCTGGGGCTGCTGCTCACTTTGGTCATCATCTTCTCTTTTCAGGGGGACATTATTTTAGAGCAGCCCTTTTACGTTCTGCTGATCGCGGTACCGCTAATTATGCAGAACGTGATCTCCGCCAATCTCACCTATCAAATCTGTCGGTGGACGAAACAGCCCCACAGCATCGCGGCCCCCGCCTCCCTGATCGCGGCGTCGGACTTTTTTGAGCTATCGGTGGCGGTGGCCATTGCCCTGTTCGGCCCCGACTCCCCCGTGGTGCTGGCCTGCACGGTAGGCGTATTGACCGAGGTCCCCGTCATGCTCCTGCTCGTCAGGTTCATCAATAAAACAAAGGGATGGTTCCCACAGGCGGGGGTAGGCCATGGATAA
- a CDS encoding Cytidine and deoxycytidylate deaminase zinc-binding region, whose protein sequence is MKRIDKHNYYLDIAETVLERATCLRKCYGAIIVRNDEIVSTGYNGAPRGRKNCVDLNYCTREALKVPSGQRYELCRSVHAEANAIISAARSETLGATLYMACKDPATGELVAGTTSCSMCRRQIINAGIERVVIRETKTEYTIVQVEDWIREDDSLPDEMKGH, encoded by the coding sequence ATGAAACGCATCGACAAGCATAATTATTATCTGGACATCGCTGAGACCGTGCTGGAGCGTGCCACTTGCCTGCGCAAGTGCTACGGGGCCATCATCGTCCGCAACGACGAGATCGTCTCCACAGGCTATAACGGCGCGCCCCGGGGCCGGAAAAACTGTGTGGACTTGAACTATTGCACCCGGGAGGCTCTGAAGGTCCCCTCCGGACAGCGGTACGAGCTGTGCCGCAGCGTCCACGCCGAGGCAAACGCCATTATCTCTGCCGCCCGGAGCGAGACGCTGGGGGCCACCCTCTACATGGCCTGTAAGGACCCGGCCACCGGCGAGCTGGTGGCCGGCACCACCTCCTGCTCCATGTGCCGCAGGCAGATCATCAACGCCGGCATCGAGCGGGTGGTCATCCGGGAGACCAAGACCGAGTACACGATCGTCCAGGTGGAGGACTGGATCCGGGAGGACGATTCCCTGCCGGATGAGATGAAAGGCCACTGA
- the mnmE gene encoding tRNA modification GTPase MnmE, whose product MTDTIAAVATAIGRGAIGVLRLSGPRAIAAASAVFTPMNGKPLTDCPPRKLVYGTLRDKDGRPIDQALATFTPGPNSYTGEDTAELQCHGSPMVLSLGLESLFAQGARQAGPGEFTRRAFLNGRLDLTQAEAVVDLIDAETPSAVRMAALQLSGALARRAGRIYDGLTDLMAHFCAVLDYPDEDIDPFRAQTIDDVLDKAQRDLRSLLATYDRGRRAVHGVPCALVGRPNAGKSSLLNALVGYERAIVTPIPGTTRDTIEEKAELGGVLLRLIDTAGLRETGDEVERLGVARSRAAMESAELILILVDGSVPITGEDAALLTEAMEYAPTILVLTKTDLWTEDKGVSFKGITPPPVVALSAKTGEGMENLAAAVAALFPLGVPEESGELLTNARQADASKRALEAVERAVEGQRLGVTPDAVLSDVECALASLGELTGRTVREDVTTRIFQRFCVGK is encoded by the coding sequence ATGACCGATACCATCGCCGCCGTCGCGACCGCCATAGGGCGCGGCGCCATCGGCGTCCTGCGCCTGTCCGGACCCAGGGCGATCGCCGCCGCGTCGGCGGTCTTTACGCCCATGAACGGGAAGCCACTAACGGACTGTCCACCCCGGAAACTGGTCTACGGCACCCTCCGCGACAAGGACGGCAGGCCCATCGACCAGGCTTTGGCGACCTTCACCCCCGGCCCCAACAGCTACACCGGGGAGGACACGGCGGAGCTCCAGTGCCACGGCTCTCCCATGGTGCTCTCCCTGGGACTGGAGAGCCTCTTTGCCCAGGGTGCGAGGCAGGCCGGACCGGGGGAGTTCACCCGGCGGGCCTTTCTCAACGGCCGCCTGGACCTGACCCAGGCCGAGGCGGTGGTTGACCTCATCGACGCGGAGACCCCCTCCGCCGTCCGGATGGCGGCGCTCCAGCTCTCCGGGGCACTGGCCCGCCGGGCGGGGCGGATCTATGATGGGCTTACCGACCTGATGGCCCACTTCTGCGCCGTGCTGGACTACCCGGACGAGGACATCGACCCTTTCCGGGCTCAGACCATTGATGACGTACTGGACAAGGCCCAGCGGGACCTGAGGAGCCTCCTTGCCACCTACGACCGGGGGAGGAGAGCGGTACATGGGGTGCCCTGCGCTCTGGTGGGGCGGCCCAACGCGGGCAAGTCCTCTCTCCTCAACGCGCTGGTGGGGTACGAGCGTGCCATTGTCACCCCTATCCCCGGTACCACCCGTGACACCATCGAGGAGAAGGCCGAGCTGGGAGGCGTGCTCCTTCGGCTCATTGACACCGCCGGCCTGCGTGAGACGGGGGACGAGGTGGAGCGCCTGGGGGTTGCGCGCAGCCGGGCGGCTATGGAGAGCGCTGAGCTTATCTTGATACTGGTGGACGGCTCCGTGCCCATTACCGGGGAGGATGCCGCCCTGCTTACCGAGGCCATGGAATACGCTCCCACGATCTTGGTGTTGACCAAGACCGACCTGTGGACAGAGGACAAGGGAGTCTCTTTCAAAGGGATAACGCCGCCCCCCGTGGTGGCCCTCAGCGCGAAGACAGGGGAGGGGATGGAGAACCTGGCCGCCGCGGTGGCCGCCCTCTTCCCCCTGGGCGTCCCGGAGGAGAGTGGCGAGCTCCTCACCAACGCACGCCAGGCCGACGCCTCCAAACGGGCTCTGGAGGCGGTGGAGCGGGCCGTGGAGGGCCAGAGGCTAGGGGTTACCCCTGACGCCGTCCTCAGCGACGTAGAGTGCGCGCTCGCCTCCCTGGGCGAGCTAACCGGCCGCACCGTCCGCGAAGACGTCACAACTCGCATTTTCCAGCGCTTCTGTGTGGGGAAGTGA
- a CDS encoding hypothetical protein (Evidence 5 : No homology to any previously reported sequences): MASSAVKPEMRSSTSIWALLTVAMDSRSSSRAVSLFWMVSSFFSMFSVFLSMFSSFCWSLRSCFWSSMRCSLESRSKSLRAFRISSLASTSASRFLLSALLMASLMMRLASSSALAISFSAVRLRIWTPMGTPMTITPTKSATAPTNTVIQIGNMGIRYTSLSSIFIIFHKTACAKGPGLSIPHKNWKSKKPLSKMLYLIYFSAGMPLCQGNS, translated from the coding sequence TTGGCCTCCTCGGCGGTGAAGCCGGAGATGCGCTCCAGCACTTCCATCTGGGCTCTCTTGACGGTGGCGATGGATTCCCGCTCCTCCTCGAGGGCGGTCAGCTTGTTCTGGATGGTCTCTTCCTTTTTCTCAATGTTTTCGGTCTTCCTGTCGATGTTCTCTTCTTTTTGCTGGAGTCTGCGCTCCTGCTTCTGGAGCTCGATGCGCTGCTCCTTGGAATCGCGCTCGAAATCGTTGCGGGCCTTCAGGATTTCTTCCTTGGCCTCGACCAGCGCCTCGCGTTTCTTGCTCTCAGCGCTCTTGATGGCTTCGTTGATGATGCGCTTGGCCTCATCCTCAGCGCTGGCAATCTCTTTTTCGGCGGTCCGCTTACGCATCTGGACGCCGATGGGAACGCCTATGACGATCACGCCGACGAAAAGCGCGACAGCGCCTACTAATACTGTAATCCAAATTGGCAACATGGGAATTCGCTACACCTCTCTTTCTTCTATATTTATCATCTTTCATAAAACGGCATGCGCGAAAGGGCCCGGCTTGTCCATTCCGCACAAAAATTGGAAAAGCAAAAAACCGCTCTCCAAAATGCTATACCTTATCTATTTTAGTGCGGGAATGCCTTTGTGTCAAGGAAATTCGTAA
- the arsD gene encoding Arsenical resistance operon trans-acting repressor ArsD yields the protein MKTLQIFEPAMCCPTGLCGVGIDPELLRISTILDTLKKKGINVDRFNLNSAPMEFVNNKAVNAFLNDQGVGGLPVSVLDGEIILTGRYPTNEEFTRWLGLPTDLLGLPVLTLHLPKKSCGCGCKGGRC from the coding sequence ATGAAAACCCTGCAAATCTTTGAGCCCGCCATGTGCTGCCCCACGGGGCTGTGCGGCGTGGGAATTGACCCGGAGCTGCTGCGTATCTCCACAATACTGGATACGCTGAAAAAGAAAGGCATAAATGTGGATCGTTTCAACCTCAACAGCGCGCCGATGGAGTTTGTAAACAATAAAGCCGTCAATGCATTTCTCAACGACCAGGGGGTGGGCGGTCTGCCCGTGTCCGTGCTGGATGGGGAAATTATTCTCACCGGCAGATACCCCACCAATGAGGAGTTCACCCGTTGGCTGGGCCTTCCCACCGACCTGCTGGGCCTGCCCGTCCTCACGCTTCACCTGCCCAAGAAGTCCTGTGGCTGCGGCTGCAAAGGGGGCCGCTGCTGA
- a CDS encoding conserved hypothetical protein (Evidence 4 : Homologs of previously reported genes of unknown function) yields MNWLQKIMYGRYGGDHLSVFLIGFYLLLHLISLLPHMWVLSWVAYVPGLVAILRMFSRNIPRRRAENAKFLKLAGPFLAWCHLQRARRKDKDHSYFKCPNCGQHLRVPKGKGKISITCRSCGVSFEEKS; encoded by the coding sequence ATGAACTGGCTACAAAAAATTATGTACGGCCGATATGGCGGGGATCATCTCTCCGTGTTCCTCATCGGTTTCTATCTGCTGCTCCATCTCATCTCCCTGCTGCCCCATATGTGGGTACTGAGCTGGGTGGCCTACGTTCCCGGCTTGGTGGCTATCCTGCGGATGTTCTCCCGCAACATTCCCCGGCGCAGGGCGGAAAACGCCAAATTTCTAAAGCTGGCGGGGCCGTTCCTCGCGTGGTGCCACCTTCAGCGCGCTCGCCGCAAGGATAAGGACCACAGCTACTTCAAGTGCCCCAACTGCGGCCAGCACCTGCGGGTTCCAAAGGGCAAGGGCAAGATCTCCATCACATGCCGCAGCTGCGGCGTGAGCTTTGAGGAGAAGAGCTGA
- a CDS encoding Protein-tyrosine phosphatase, low molecular weight has product MVKVAFICVHNSCRSQIAEALGRQLAGNVLTCYSAGSETKPQINQDAVRLMKQLYDIDMETTQYSKLLSDIPPIDIVVTMGCNVECPYLPCRHREDWGLDDPTGKDDAEFQKVIETIRIKILDLRDRVKNGTI; this is encoded by the coding sequence ATGGTAAAAGTTGCGTTTATCTGCGTTCATAACTCCTGCCGCAGCCAAATCGCCGAGGCGCTGGGGCGACAGCTTGCGGGGAACGTTTTGACGTGCTATTCGGCAGGCTCGGAGACAAAGCCGCAAATAAACCAGGACGCCGTGCGGCTGATGAAACAGCTTTATGACATCGATATGGAGACTACGCAGTATAGTAAGCTCCTGTCCGACATCCCTCCCATAGATATTGTGGTAACGATGGGCTGCAATGTGGAGTGTCCCTATCTGCCCTGCAGGCACCGAGAGGATTGGGGTCTGGACGACCCGACCGGCAAGGACGATGCGGAATTTCAGAAGGTCATCGAGACTATACGAATTAAAATTCTGGATCTGCGCGACAGGGTCAAAAACGGTACAATATAA
- the arsR gene encoding Arsenical resistance operon repressor, translating to MEQRYVRNAKILKALSDPKRLRIVDMLSCGELCACKILEEFHITQPTLSHDMKVLMDAGIVNARPEGKWTYYSLDQCNLRAFYQGLGEIFSDKPDCICHRNRGEG from the coding sequence ATGGAACAGAGATATGTTCGAAACGCCAAGATACTCAAAGCCCTGTCCGACCCCAAGCGGCTGCGCATCGTCGATATGCTCTCCTGCGGGGAATTGTGCGCCTGCAAGATTTTAGAGGAGTTCCACATCACCCAGCCGACGCTTTCCCACGATATGAAGGTACTGATGGACGCAGGCATTGTGAACGCGCGTCCGGAAGGCAAGTGGACCTACTACTCCCTCGACCAGTGCAATTTGCGTGCTTTTTATCAGGGCTTAGGCGAAATATTCTCCGACAAGCCTGATTGCATCTGCCACAGGAACCGCGGGGAGGGATGA
- the arsA gene encoding Arsenical pump-driving ATPase encodes MELFAPQALPLTKYLFLTGKGGVGKTSVACATAVALADSGKRVLLISTDPASNLQDVFSIELTNRGTPIPGVPNLVVANLDPIQAAAEYRERVIRPYLGKLPPSVIANMEEQLSGSCTVEIAAFNEFSGFITDSTVAQEYDHIIFDTAPTGHTLRILQLPSAWSNFISESTHGASCLGQLSGLEDKKAVYRQAAKTLADGDLTTLILVSRPETAPFKEADRASGELSSLGVRNQMLVVNGVLTERSDALSSSLYEKQRSALDAMPEGLLALPRCMVPLRAYNITGLKTVRALLNTNHVTARTEVLNAACIPGLNDVIVELAENGRRVIFTMGKGGVGKTTVAAAVALGLAKRGKKVHLATTDPAAHLKFVLDESSGISMSHIDQAEELNKYQSEVLAKARASGMSDEDIAYVEEDLNSPCTQEIAVFRAFAEVVERADEQVVVIDTAPTGHTLLLLESAQSYDHEIQRTRGETPESVKRLLPRLKSDDTEVLIVTLPETTPVYEALRLEEDLRRAGIAVGWWVVNQSLYGAETIDPLLKAKAAGEAEWLNRIGAHAGGKFALIAWSADEIKGDRLLML; translated from the coding sequence ATGGAGCTTTTCGCCCCTCAGGCACTCCCTCTGACGAAGTACCTCTTCTTAACCGGCAAGGGCGGCGTCGGCAAGACCAGCGTGGCCTGCGCTACCGCCGTAGCCCTGGCGGACAGCGGCAAGCGGGTGCTGCTCATCAGCACCGACCCGGCCTCTAACTTGCAGGATGTATTTTCCATAGAGCTGACCAACAGAGGCACTCCTATCCCCGGCGTCCCGAATTTGGTGGTGGCGAACCTCGACCCTATACAGGCCGCCGCTGAATATCGGGAGCGCGTCATCAGGCCCTACCTTGGCAAGCTGCCGCCATCGGTCATCGCTAATATGGAGGAGCAGCTCTCCGGTTCCTGCACCGTGGAAATTGCGGCGTTCAACGAGTTTTCCGGTTTCATTACCGACAGTACCGTGGCCCAGGAGTACGACCACATCATCTTCGACACCGCTCCCACGGGCCACACACTGCGGATACTACAGCTGCCGTCTGCGTGGAGCAACTTCATCAGCGAGAGTACACACGGCGCGTCCTGCCTGGGCCAGCTCTCCGGTCTGGAGGATAAAAAGGCGGTCTACAGGCAGGCGGCAAAAACGCTGGCAGACGGGGACCTGACCACTTTGATTCTCGTTTCTCGACCGGAAACCGCGCCGTTTAAAGAGGCGGATCGGGCCTCCGGCGAACTCTCTTCCCTGGGCGTCCGTAATCAAATGTTGGTCGTTAACGGCGTGCTGACTGAGCGCAGTGACGCACTGTCTAGCAGCCTGTACGAAAAACAGCGCTCCGCCCTTGACGCCATGCCGGAGGGTCTGCTGGCCCTCCCCCGCTGCATGGTGCCCCTGCGGGCCTATAACATCACGGGCCTCAAAACCGTCCGCGCCCTGCTGAATACCAACCACGTGACCGCCCGCACTGAGGTGCTGAACGCCGCCTGTATTCCCGGGCTGAATGACGTAATAGTTGAACTTGCGGAAAACGGCAGGCGCGTCATCTTCACCATGGGCAAGGGCGGCGTGGGCAAAACCACCGTGGCCGCCGCTGTCGCGCTGGGTCTCGCCAAACGTGGGAAGAAAGTCCACCTGGCCACCACCGACCCGGCCGCACACCTGAAATTCGTGCTAGATGAGAGCAGCGGCATTTCCATGAGCCATATCGACCAGGCCGAGGAACTAAATAAATATCAGTCTGAGGTGCTCGCCAAGGCCCGCGCGTCCGGCATGAGCGACGAGGACATTGCCTATGTGGAGGAGGACTTGAACTCCCCCTGCACCCAGGAGATTGCCGTTTTCCGTGCTTTTGCGGAGGTGGTGGAAAGGGCCGACGAGCAGGTGGTGGTCATCGACACCGCGCCCACGGGCCATACCCTGCTTTTGCTGGAGTCCGCGCAGAGCTACGACCACGAAATCCAGCGCACAAGAGGTGAAACTCCCGAATCGGTGAAACGGCTCCTGCCGAGACTGAAATCTGACGACACAGAAGTGCTGATTGTGACGCTGCCGGAGACTACTCCTGTATATGAGGCCCTGCGGCTTGAGGAGGATTTGCGGCGGGCGGGTATCGCCGTGGGGTGGTGGGTGGTAAACCAGTCCCTTTACGGTGCGGAGACCATCGACCCCCTGCTGAAAGCAAAGGCGGCGGGTGAGGCGGAATGGCTCAACCGCATTGGTGCTCACGCGGGCGGTAAATTTGCGCTGATTGCATGGAGCGCCGATGAAATCAAGGGCGACCGCCTGCTGATGCTATGA